In Girardinichthys multiradiatus isolate DD_20200921_A chromosome 10, DD_fGirMul_XY1, whole genome shotgun sequence, the sequence CAGTCCTATTGAGCATAAATGTGAATCTGGAGTAGATATTCAGGGCAATCCAAACACACAGTGGACCAAACAAAACCTGCTTTAAGTAGCTTCTTACATCTGTCTTCATTTTCAGAACCTCACTGGTACTGTAAATAGAGAACTTTGAGCCTTCCTCATGCTGTAAAAACATCAGCACCAAAGAGTGTTGTTATCACAGCCTGCTTGCTGGTATGGTGCATTCATTAGGCAGGTCAGAGTCTAAATCCCCCGAAAAAAACATAGTTGTGCTTTGACCCACACGCTGAGGGCTAATGGGAATCCAGTGTTTTTCCAGCAGAATTAACAGAACCGAGCTATGATGGGTTTTATGAAGGCTTGTTTAGATGCCTCCTCTTTGACAAAGGTCACATATTTAGGATAAATGTGAACTATTTAAACAGAGCATGTATTGCTGTGTTTGCTTTGCAGGGTGTCTGGGAGAAAATCCTGATGTTTGTTTAGAGCAGGAGTTGAGATGTTTCATGAGTCATTTCTCGTGTAAAGGAGCCGTGCTTTTAGACAGATCACAGCACAATGTTTGATCATTTATCATTTAGTCACACTGATACTTCTAATTATagctgtttggtgtttaaagGCCCTGTGTGACAACTTATAGAAACTAACACAAATGTTTGACACATAAAAGAAGGAGGAGTTGAAGGAGCAGATGAGTTTCGTGTCTCTGATGCTTCAGTacctctgtgtgtgtgagcaggTTCAGGCATGTCTGAGTGTCCTCCTCCAGATCTGTGCCATTCCTAATGTTTACAATGATCCTTCTAAGGCTCTGTTTCCTGTGGCATGCTAATGTCTTAGAGGAGAACAATAGGTGTTTACACATGATTCTGCTAAATAAGGAGACCTAAGAAGGTACCTCACTGATAGTGATCTTTGGGGTTCTGGGCTGTGGGGGGTATTCAGTCTGACAAGAACCAGACCGTCTGTCATCTTCACTCCTGAGGTCAGATCCTTTTTGCTTGAGATTTTGAGGAGACACTGGGAGGTCCGCCAACTGCTGACACATCCACGCACCCTCTCCCAGAAACGTTCAGCCGTATGGAAGATCTCCGTTCAGATCCTCCCGCTCACTGCGCTTTCAGTGATCCGGTCCAGCTGGAAGAATACTGGAAGTTCCCTGCAGATCTGATTTAACTTCATATCGTTCGCCTTAGAAGACATAGGCCCACTGGACCAGGAGGATCACCATCAGCTCTCAGGCTCTGATTAACCAGGAGGACCTCTCTAAGGACAGCGGGACTGTTATCAGTCTGGATATGTGTTGATCTTTCTGGTCCGGATATCAGGACATCCCCTTATGGAACCGTGGGTGTTTAAATGGGATTAATGTGTTGGTGATGCTGTCGATGGGGTCAACTCACCTCCACAGTGACAGCCCCTGTCAGGTATGACGCAGACCCTGAACCTGTCCTGGAGACTTCAGGACAGGTGAGTGTAAGCAGAACAAAGGTTCAAAATGAAATGAGTCAGACTGAAGTACTTGTGGctgcaaaattaaatgttatttagtttatttgtcaAAGATTACTGACAAATGTTGAATTCAGCTCAGCTTTTTGACCTCTTTACAGTTCTAGAAACTCATCGATCCGAATTTTATGACCAATTTCCGATCTCCAGGTTTCCTGAAGCTTTTTATTTCTGGATACCAATTTGTCTGGAACTATAATATCAGACAATATCAGAACAGCACCAGAAATATGTTTCTTTAGCCTTCCAGCCGTCAATAGTCATTATTTATATTAGTAGCAGAGGAGACAGAGTAGTCACTGTAAAAGTGGGTTTTCACTCATTTCTAAGAGGCAATGATGttgagccttcctgttatcagtTCTCTCCCACAGACATGCCTCATCTCATAGAAAATAGAGCTTCCTTTGAAAGAGCTTCTTACACCTTATATGGTTCCtccaactttatttttaaatacctgATACTAAAAATCGGCAACTTTGAGTCCTAATCTCAGTATCAACTTCCACACTAAACAGTGTTGTTATAGTGCTTAGTATGGTGTGTTCAATGACTGGAATAGGATCAGAGTTTTCAGTTTCCAACCTGCTGGTCACTGGCCGATTTCCCTCTGCACCTATACTTTTAACTCTTCATGTGGAGCTTAATTATTGATATGTTGAATTAATGAGTTCATCGTTACAATAATCTATATCTATGTACTTTTTATCAGgaagaaaatacttttaaacaCAATAACAGTTTTAGGAAAGCAGCACATCCCACTGaatttggaaataaaatttaataaattgaTATGAATGTGAATAATGAGCATAAAGTCCAAATAAACATaagtttcacattttaaactattaacATAGTAGACATGAAGGTGCTTGCCTATGGATTTATTAAAGCATATCATCTGTTCATAACTGAGTTCCTTCAACTTACGGGTCCCCAGGCATATTGAGCTGGTCCCAGTTCAGCTCTAAAACGGAAAATTGAAACATTGCTGGTATGACCTCAgttctaaataaaaatctaaaagttgAACAGAATCCACAGGTTTATGTTTGTAAAAGTTCGACAGTCGTACCAAACTGGTTGGCGTGAGGATGTAATTGTTGTCATGGCGACTTGGTGACCCTAAGCGGCGTTTTCTCCTCCCTTCTGGTGCTCCTCACTGTGATTGGAGGCTAGATGAACCTCTTCTAGACCCGTTGCCACAGGTTGAGGTTTAAACCTTTTAGTTAGGGCTCTGACTCTAGGCTGTTAGCTGTAAGAGTAGGAGTACTAGTAAGTGTGAAGTGTTATTATTCAAACCATTTGGAGGGACCACAGTAAAATATTGGATCACAGTTTGGACGGCTGCTACTTCAGCTTCGGACCAGAAATGCTGTCTTAGCTGACACCAAATGAAGCTAAACTATTAGCATTGAAGCTCAGCAGATGATGTAATGAACACTTGTCAGGATGGTGCTGCTATTTATCCtctcagtttgtttttcttcccgtTTGTTCATTTGTTGCTTTTGCTTAGATTGTGTGAAGTTTTTTCCTCTTTGCAGGCAGATAATTACAGCCAAATAGAAATATGTGGGGCTGTTTTACCTGCAGGATGTGGAGTCTAATTAATGTGGCTCAGTGCTGCTTAGAGCTGTTTACTGTGGTTTGTTGGAGACTAGGTTAAACATGCTTGCCAGAGCACGAGTGCAAACACATGTCCAATCTAGATCTATTATCTTGTATGAGGAAGCAGAGATTTCCTAACTAGAAACTGGAGCTCCTGCTCTGCCTGTTTCCATCTTTCTAGCACTTGGTAGTTACTCTGTTTTTGGTGTTCCCAGACCTGTGGCCCTTTTAGAAACATTCCTCTTTGGAGGAGGAGCGCCCAGCACTACTCCACCCTCATCTTGCCTCATGTTCAGCCTTAAAAGGCTTCTTCAGCTGACGTTGTTCTCCATCATGATGTCTGAGTGTTTATGCAGAACGTTCTGCTCTCTAAACAGACTGCCCATGTgtggcctcctcctcctccggaTTCAACAGTCAGCCTTTTGTGCAGTCACTATTAGACAGAAAGTATTTAATACtataagaaatataaataactgTGATGTGAGGTGATCTAGAGGAGCGGCAGGGCAGTGTTTTCCTCTATCCACACTCAGGGTTTTTCACTGTTCTTTCAATCCACAGTGCAAACACCACATTTATTAGGAGCCGAGAGAAATATAAGAGAGGACTCCTCCATGTTGCATGACAGACCTGTGTCTTATCTCCTAGCCCGTAGCTAATCAGTTCATGACCTTCATCTAAACATGGTTCTTTACTATCAAACCACTGGATCTTCATCCAGAAATGCAGATTCACTCACTGCTCTGCTTAAACGTGTAGCTTCTAGTGATGAAGCTTCAGTTTCCTGACTGACAGTTTTTTGGTCAAAACTGTGGGAGGACGTAGGTGTGGCCAGAGTACCTTGAGGTCCCAGATGCTTCCTAACATTGTGAACATTGAACATTTGGCCAAATTATATAGGactaaaagaaaacaggagACGTTACTTGCAGCTTTCATCAGACAGGCCATGATGGTGTGGAGTGTTTTCTGCCCGTCTTTCCTTCTGAATAGTGTTTTTTCCTGCATGTGTTTCTGCTGTGAGACGTGTTTCTACCTCATGCTTCCTCGTTGCTGCCCCAGAACCACTCATCTGCAGGTTTAGTTGaccttgtctttctttttctttgtatttaaatgGTCTGTAGCCTGTGTTGAGACAAGATATGATTGGTATATCTAGGTTAGCTTAAGGGgccttgccaaagtattcacaccccttttaCCAAGTTTTTTAcgtcatgttacagccacaaacatcaacagattttattgggatttgtgATTATGTAATCAACCATAACTCATaacttcataacttttatggacaggatttctagacgcagccaagggccggagggggtctggtttggggaccagtggatttcgtctcttctttttgcagatgacgtggtcctgctggccccctctagccaagacctacagcatgcgctggggcggttcgcagccgagtgtgaagcggctgggatgaggatcagctcctccaagtccgaggccatggttctcgaccggaaaagggtggcttgtcctctttaggttggaggggagttcctgcctcaagtggaggagtttaagtatctcggggtcttgttgacgagtgagggaagaatggagcgggagatcgacagacggatcggtgcggctgccgcagtaatgggggcgctgtgccggtccgttgtggtgaagagagagctgaaccgaaaagcaaagctctcaatttaccggtcggtctacgttcctaccctcacctatggccatgaactttgggtcatgaccgaaagaacgagatcctggatacaagcggctgaaatgagcttcctccgtagggtggccgggcactcccttagagatagggtgaggggctcggagtagagccgctgctcctccacatcgagaggagccagttgaggtggctcgggcatctataccggatgcctcctggacgccttccttgggaggtgttccaggcatgttccaccgggaggaggtccaggggacgacccaggacaccctggagggactatgtctctcggctggcctgggaacgccttgggctccccctggaggaactggaggaggtgtctggagagagggacgtctgggtgtctctgctgagtctgctgcccccgcgacccggtcccggataagcggaagatgacgagtacgagtaatcaACCAACGCAAGTGGTGCAAAAGTGAAAGTGAAACaggagaaagtttttttttactagttTTGCTCATCTGGAGGCTGGAAGGTTAACCCCcacccagtctcaggtcttctgcagcctctaacaagttttctttctgGATTGTTCTGAAATTTGCTGCACTGGATTTTCAGTAtttggggtatcagagtaaagggggttgaaCACGCCACACTTGTTAGTGTTGGGTtgtaaaaagatgtgaaattaTAAATcagtttccttctacttcacagttatgcttcACTTTATGTTgtaaaatcaaaatataatGCGTTaaagacaaaatctgaaaagttaaaGGGTGTGAAGACTTTTTCCAGATAACTAAGTTAACtggaaacaatataataaatgaaTTTTGCACTGATGTTTGTTAGTGTTGGAATGATCTTATTTAGCTTCAGTTCAGCCTAATGTGACAAAGTGATCATTGAATCAGCTGCTTATgttaaaagtattaatatttaatatctgCACTGAATATGAATTAATTTGTTCCTTAATTAGCAGACATCAGAGTTTGTTTCTGCAGCAAGGTGCCAGATTGTATTCTGTTAGAAATGAACGTCTGACCTCACTCTATGAGGTTTCACTGATGGACGTCTGTCCTCGCTGCAGGGGAACAGCTGACTGGTTCGGGGTGAGCAAGGACAGTGACAGCACCCAGAGATGGCGGAGAAGGAGCCTGCAGCACTGCAGCCAGCTGTATGGGGGGCTGAAGGCCCAGGTGATGAAGGACATGGAGCTGCACAGCCAGGACAATCTGTCCCTGGCCAGCACCGAGACCCCACCTCCCCTCTACCTCCCACCTCACAACCCCAACCACCAACATCACTATGGGATGCAGAGGGTAGGGTAGTGCCTCAGGGGACCACATTAGAGGGAACTAGAGGaaactggaaaaatattcacttttccttcatttcttaaTGCCTCATCATAGTTTTAGTACACTCTGTCTTTAAGTGAAAGCTGTAAAAATCCGTGTTAAAAATCATTCTGGAAGTCTTTAGCAGGACTGTTTGTCCTCTATACTGACCTGAGTCCCAGTTTAATAGTTTgttataataattaaaatgaaacaatacaTGCTTAGAAACCTTAACGTTCTGTGTCTGCTGGTTTTGATTATAACAGATGCAGTTAAAACCAGACATCTATAGATCAGAATAAGACTCCTGTTagaattactgaaattatttctatttgccaaataaaataattttaagagAGAAAATTTGCTAATATTTTCTTcagtcagacgtttacatatACCAAGATCAGCATGCCTTTAAACATCTTGTATTTCAACCTGGGTCAACCTGGTAGGACAGCTACAGTAATGTTCTCCCAACACGTCACCTAAAACACTCCGACCTTCATCGTTTGTTTATAAAGATGCATCTGACGTAAAGCTGCAGTCTTCACTAATCTCACCTCGCTGGTGCTGATGAAAATTATCATCTGGTGCTACTAGCTGTAATGCTATGGCTATTGCTAGCATGTTTACTGCCTGGTTTGATGAGTTTTGTATATAATTCCTGACAGAGACGACAGGAGGAAATCAGGACATGGAGGTTAGGGTGAGAGCcacagaagaatccagcaggTAACAAAGAAACCAGGGAGCCTAAATACTGTGGAGGTGGTGATCAGTGACATGGAGACCAGGCTGAGGAGGACAGATCACTCATGAAACTGAACCTTAACATATCcgtataaaacataaaacacaaagagtTGATTGCAAGGAACCTAGAAACTCAACAATAAGGAATGATCTATACGGAAAGACCTTAATGACAATAATAACCCAAATTAatccaaacacaaaaaacaagtgAGAACCACAAACCCCACAGATGGTCACATCTGGTTCATCTCTGTTTAAGGCAAACCGGCAGCTTTCTGAGGTCAAATCATGATTTATTACTTTTAATAATAACTGAGACGGAGATAAGAGCGAGGGTTTGTTTCATGGtatgaagaaaacatttaatacatttaatcTGTAGTTTCCACTTAATTCACTTGGTTATACCCCCACAGTGGACACATATTTGTTGTGAGCATATAGGAGTAGGAAATGCcatattacatttaaatgttccaAGTTTCCAAACTAGCTAATTAAAAAACTTTAAGATTCCCACAGCATTAATCCACCCATCAGACGTGTGTTGGAGCTTTTCACTGCTGCTTACTGTCGTATGTCGCATAAGAAAACGCAGCGATGTTTGATTATAGAtgacctctgtgtgtgtgtgtgtgtgtgtgagagcagaTCGTGGACCCCCTGGCTCGAGGTCGGGCCTTCCGTGTGGTGGAAGAGGTGGATGGGCTCAGTGCCCCGCAGACTCCCCTCACACCAGGTACCGCATCCCTCTGCTCGTTTTCCAGCTCCCGCTCCGCCCTCAACAGGCTGCCACGGCGACGGAAGCAGGAGTCTGTTGCTGTCATGAGCATCAAGGCTGCAGCGGCACTAATGAAGGtgcttgtttctgtgtttttgtgtttaaaaaagcctaaatttaacaaaacaatttCTGGGCCACTGTCTCTTTAGATTTTCAGagtaaaaaagtattcatacccattttgtcaagttaaacCCTCAGAAAAACCCAAAGAAAGTACCCTTCAGTGTACTTTCTTTGggtttttgtgatagaccaaaaccaAGTCCATAACTATAAGGTAAAAATGatgcttttcaaatttttttttttaaataaagcacaATGTTTTTGGTCATAACTGCTCCTCTTTAACTGTATTAAAGCCATTTGTAATTTATTCCTGGAAATCgacctacacacacacatacatatattaaTCTCCATTAAAGTGTTTGTATTCCTATTTTAACGGGCATGTTATATAAAACATCAGATCAGCCTGTTTCTGTGTTCTGGGGATTAAACTCTGATAAAATATGTTACAGTAGAGTACAGATGACCCCTCCGTGCCTGCTGCAGATGCACACGCTGTATGTGAAGGTGCTGGGATGTAAGGTGGGGGCCTGAAGGTGGGGGTCCTCCTAGCAGATGGTCTGTGATAATACACAGCGAATGCTCAGCTATGTGCTGGATTGAGGTCAGAATATACGAGTAAATCAGAGCTAATCCACTCATGCACCGAGGCTGCTGCCGCTGCTGTGCTGCTGATCTGCAAACCTCACTATTGACAGATGTGCCAGATGTGCTGGGCAGCCTCTGACTTTGAgaccagaaccagaatcagaGGCTGTTCTGAGAGCCACCTATAATAATGCTACATGTACTGGTTCCTGCCAGAATATGTCTTCAAATAAGCCATAAAAGCTAAATACAGATAATTTACTGTTACAATGAAGACAACAACTCTTAAGTAAGCTCTTTATGATGTGATCTGATAACTTTCCTTCTATAGAGACTCTGGTTTCTTGCTCtctgtgttattattttttcaaatgtttattaaaagTTTATTCTTCCTACAACTCCCCCACCCTCCAGGAGGGGCGCTAAAGAGCTGAAGGCTTTCATGCTGCACAtatgaagaaaaacacattacataattattcagctttttctttttttgctgaaagaaaagtaaattttttagtGTGTAATCTAGATAAGGCATGTTTTAGCTGGATAAATAAAGGATATATCTATTTAAAGGCACATatttacacatataaatgtattttccaAGAGTGTTTGTGGaatgttttacagaaaataattatAGCTCCACTTTATTTTATGAATCCAGCACAGTTTGGATTAGAACATAATTTCCTGCAGAGATGATCAGTCTTTACAGTGGGACCAACAGATGCTACGTTCTGAATTAGACATTATTCACACAATAAAAGCTTAGAGGAACTCGATTTAGATGGAAAAGTGTGGTGGAGCAGTTGATGGATGGTGGGGAGCAATGAAGCTTCCTCAGAGCCTGCTAATCAAAGGAGATGTTGCACTGAGGACTTCAAACATGAAGTGGTTCATGAATCAACTATTGATGAAGGGCTGAGGTGACACAACTGCTTTTACATATTTAATCCTGATCCTGAGAAGCCATGAGGACAGAAACCTGAGTATTTAGTCAACGTTTTCCAAGTTCACAAAGAGCTGGATCCTGTTTGAAGGTGATCTGCTTCACCTTTTATTTCACTGATAATAAATGATGTAGCCATTGTTGTTGCTTCATGACCAACTTTCTTTTCTGATCTGAAATGAATGTGAAAATAAACTGATCagcagaatttaaaattctctaaAATATTTCCTTGTCCAGAAGCTGTAATGATACCAGCACCAGCATGCTTTGCTAATTATGTTGGAGGACGTTCTTGTTCTGTATTAAAACAGAACGGTTCTTGTTTAAATCAGTATcttatttttcaacatttgttctAATTTCTCCTAGAAATTAGCTGCTTATCCAGAACACTCTTctattaaacacaaacactaaATAATTAAGATTTCCGACTCATTTTTTGCTTGATTTCTGTTTGATCCAAACCTAGACATCATGTAGGTCCTACAAGCAGATGACATGAAGTGTCTTTATGTACGGTTGTAATTTTCAGGGTCGGACGTTAGGTGGCAACGCTGCAGGAAGGTGCCGCAGACGGAGCTTCATACCTTCCAGTTTCTTTGACGAAGACACAGCAGATTTTCCTGATGAGCTGGATACTTCGTTCTTCACCAGAGTGAGCAGCAGACGCGTCCACAACATCACCAGAACATTCTTCTTTCTGTTACAAAACAATCAGAGAAATCAGAAACGCATCACTGTAAAACGAGATTTTATAAAATGAGACCATcccaaaaatatgtatattaataataattattatttttgaaaatgtgcaaagctgactTCAGAACCCTTCCTTTACCGCAGCGCAGGCTGAGAGTATGTCTTATTGAAGCATGATGTAATTTTCAACTTCCAGGATGGTTTCCATGAAGAGTTGTCTAGTTTTGCAGACGACGTGTTTGAGACGCCTTCAGAGGCCGACCTCAAACAGCTGGATGAGAGCGTGCTCACAGGAAGCGCTCTGGATAAGAACAAACTGGAGAGGACACATCTCATGCTGTGGGCAGttgtttttaaacctttattaATCTGTATAAATCACTGAAAATAATAACTTCAACTATAATGAGTGTTTCCATGACTCTTCTGCTCTTCCCTCCTCCGTCTCAATCCAGGCCTTTAGAGAGAGGGTGGAGGAAGGCGAAGGATGGCTCTCTTGTCCAGCCTAAAGTGCGACTGAAACAGGAGGTGGTGAGTGCAAACAGCCACAGGCAGCGAGGACAGAGGATTGCAGTTCCTGTGAAGAAGCTGTTTGCCCGGGACAAGAGACCGTATGGGCTGGGGATGGTGGGTCGGCTCACAAACCGGACTTACCGCAAGCGCATTGACAGCTTCGTGAAGAGGCAGATTGAAGACATGGACGATCACAGGCAGGACCTCTGgtttagttttgcttttttaaaggcTGATGCATTGCTTTAGTGTCATACTGAGTGACTCATAATGTCCTCTTCAGGCCTTTTTTTACCTACTGGATCACATTTGTCCATCTGCTCATTACCATCCTGGCTGTCTCTATTTATGGCATTGCTCCTATAGGCTTCACACAACACGAGACTGTGGACTCAGTGAGTGTGGTGCACAACCTGTAAAATTATCATTTGTTATGCatagattattttttataaacattaTACTTTTGTCTTTCTGTCTTTGAGGTGCTGAGAAATAAGGGAGTTTATGAAAACGTCAAGTTTGTGCAGCAACAGAACTTCTGGGTGGGTCCGAGCTCTGTAAGTGTTCAAAACCTTTCCTTTCTTTTAATGAAACAATTGAATGAAACTGATGCCCTCAAAAAACCCTCAAAATAGGGTGTAAATAGTaagttatttcaataaatactttaaaacatttaaagagaaacattctaattagaaaaatgtgtatttatatatacataccaTATAAAATGTTGGATAAAGAGGTGAGAAGATATGAAAGTTAAAAGTAACAGATTCATAGTGAAAGGTTAAAGTTAATTGTCGAACAAATGTTGGAGCTGATTTTATTCTGAGAAAGGTGAAAGTCGAGGAGAAAATAATCCTAAAACCAGTGGATGAGGACATCAGAGCTTGGTGCCAAAAGTTGCTGTGACCCAGAAGTCGGGTATCGGTGCAGAACAGCTTGACCGCTCAGGAGGAAAGCAGTCAACTGCTGAAATGTGAGCTCATAATCTGACGATTTAGATGGTAGTTTGTCCAGTGAGGAGAAAGTCAGGAGAATAGTTGTTGGAGATCCACTAGTTTGGAGAACCTGTAGACCAGCACCCTACGCCGGAATTTAAAAGCGCTCTGTAGTGAGTCCAGTCTGCCTGATTTCAGGTAGATGTCATTTCTGCTTCTTTTTGGACCGGCACTGTTACTCTAATGTCCGGTGTCTTAAGTCGGCTCTCCCATCTCTCCATACATCTGTACCACAAAAATACTTTAGATTAGCGAGCTCTGTAATATATGTGGAAAACAAGCTCACGGTACCCATGTGGTGGAGGTAAGGTCCCCATTATTACGCAGCCACAGTCAAACACCATCATTCATTTAGCTCAGACACTGAGAAAAGATGAGTCTGTGCTAATCTAATTATGGTAAAACTATGGaaggtttatttattcatgtgaGAATGCCAGTAAACATCAAGCACTGACAGAGAAAGTAAACGTGATTTCTTCTTCATGCTTCTTCACCACCAAACTTACCCTATTTTCTTGAGTAACTTGTAAATTAAAAGTGCTCACTAGGCGTTACTGTCTTGCCAGTCAATGCATGCATTCATGAAGCTTTTAACGCATAATATTTTTTCCTTGTTGACCACTTAATCATGTTTCTGATATTCCCCACTTAAACTGCTGAGCATTGCCCTCTAGTGGCCCTCCACAGTACCTAGTCTGTATGGCAATCCCCTGAGTGCACTGTTTATTTGGTGGGACAGAAGTAGATACTTATTTCCTTTATatcatattgttttataaatattaaattaaaagtataACTGACTTCTGGTCAACTTTCAGAGACCAGTTTTTATGTTTCCTGACATATTTGTTCTTTAAGGTTAAAGAGCTTTTCACTCCTTTACCTTTGTAGTTCCGCTTGCATTTTGtaattctttgtttttactg encodes:
- the rhbdf1b gene encoding inactive rhomboid protein 1 isoform X6, whose translation is MTQTLNLSWRLQDRGTADWFGVSKDSDSTQRWRRRSLQHCSQLYGGLKAQVMKDMELHSQDNLSLASTETPPPLYLPPHNPNHQHHYGMQRIVDPLARGRAFRVVEEVDGLSAPQTPLTPGTASLCSFSSSRSALNRLPRRRKQESVAVMSIKAAAALMKGRTLGGNAAGRCRRRSFIPSSFFDEDTADFPDELDTSFFTRDGFHEELSSFADDVFETPSEADLKQLDESVLTGSALDKNKLERTHLMLPLERGWRKAKDGSLVQPKVRLKQEVVSANSHRQRGQRIAVPVKKLFARDKRPYGLGMVGRLTNRTYRKRIDSFVKRQIEDMDDHRPFFTYWITFVHLLITILAVSIYGIAPIGFTQHETVDSVLRNKGVYENVKFVQQQNFWVGPSSEALIHLGAKFSPCMRQDEEIQNLIQETKTRERESGCCVRNDRSGCLQTLQEECSSTLAVWVKWPQHPSAPYLNDKLWRYGSVCHQDPRICQESASVSPHDWSDDITQWPICTKYNSGNHTNLPHIDCSITGRPCCIGTKGRCEITSREYCDFMHGYFHEEATLCSQVACMDDVCGLLPFLNPEIPDQFSRLWLSLFLHAGILHCLVSVLFQMTVLRDLEKLAGWLRISIIYMLSGITGNLASAIFLPYRAEVGPAGSQFGILACLFVELFQSWQILERPWRAFVKLFAISVFFFSFGLLPWIDNFAHICGFVSGFFLSFAFLPYISFGRSDMYRKRVQICGFLLVFLGLLSTLAVLFYVYPVKCDWCEYLTCVPVTDKFCEKYDLNAHLLRTSN